One window from the genome of Candidatus Chlorohelix allophototropha encodes:
- a CDS encoding transglutaminase domain-containing protein, with the protein MAVVREKLNNSWLRRLHLEEGWLSFVLLFVVVMTVVWSIQSAHWVAGSEVLSTAALLGFAVGFVLARTRFVPAILAHSFMLSVGLVLVGLFIFPYTDQRFDEWYYKMGSTVQRVARWLASAFQGRNISDELVGLVGLAFLSWALAYISAWMLFRRHSVWWSISPPLVVLLLNLAYNPPNALFNFAIFLIAALLLVIRFTVFENHELWQRARLYVKPGILSWTLGLGFGITFLLLAVAFAAPNSTEFKPLQNIFEQVSAPFQNIQNGVNSFFSVPNGGERRIGRLNTGFNTFNKSFTIGGPIYLSNEPVLNVKGTDPSYLQAAVMDQYDGKGWVATYQDVPDSNELIFPQLSLGVDQRLPTSPYTGRFENTLDIVPLQSGIGTLFTGGEAVSTNRNTLLAFHWEKTVIRANLAQIQSKEVGKDVNGRARILLVDTTTNKPIPPDLLPLIRLLRDANTVPGFIEVRSNGDSAVIRVGIGGVFNSGTAKSLTDGTIQLQTGNWIIRLDGTESPNFTHVWAKRSDNTIGDIEYPLTARGNGVFSFGQSTSGATRQDFETTSIGKNIKTELDQLVNAPFPSKADYSIANGVPNFLAYEGYQPNYDDLLAVTAAVVPSSGDSYRTVALRYRADEQSLRSVSTTTAATRGRAAISPQYPDWVKERYLQLPDTVPQRVKDLAKQITAGKTNDYDKAKAIEAYLRTFKYNLQAGFTPDGRDVVDYLLFDSKEGYCVHFSTAFTVMMRSIGVPSRVVTGFVGGEPDKQNGGYLVRASAAHAWPQVFFSGIGWVNFEPTPAYSPIVRPADPASVAPLPTPTPEATVVTTPTAAPLTPAPTTTAPNPTNSAVAGSAGTGTQGAQVSIEIPFWVYLILALLVATAAIYFGFKAWYRRQFVLNDTSPRAVYARLLLTARKAGLPNRQTMTPYEYSRFLSSYLPDASNSLEQLTSRYVRARYSQQGEAHLATMEHTSETEVSGAWQAYMHTLLTFRKQRLLERLTPRFLQKHK; encoded by the coding sequence ATGGCGGTAGTTCGCGAAAAACTCAATAACAGTTGGCTACGACGGTTACATCTTGAAGAAGGCTGGCTAAGTTTTGTGCTGCTCTTCGTGGTGGTAATGACGGTGGTATGGTCAATACAATCAGCTCACTGGGTTGCCGGTAGCGAAGTATTATCAACTGCGGCGTTATTGGGTTTTGCGGTCGGCTTCGTGCTTGCGCGCACTCGCTTTGTACCGGCGATACTGGCGCACTCATTTATGCTAAGCGTGGGTTTGGTGTTGGTGGGTTTGTTCATCTTTCCCTATACTGACCAACGGTTTGATGAGTGGTATTACAAAATGGGTAGCACAGTTCAGAGGGTGGCGCGCTGGTTAGCTTCGGCTTTTCAGGGTCGCAACATCTCCGATGAACTGGTAGGTCTGGTAGGACTTGCCTTTCTTTCATGGGCGTTGGCTTATATTTCAGCTTGGATGTTGTTCCGCCGCCATTCGGTGTGGTGGTCTATCAGTCCACCGCTAGTGGTGCTGCTACTTAACCTAGCTTACAACCCGCCCAATGCTCTTTTCAATTTCGCTATCTTTCTGATTGCTGCGTTGTTGTTGGTGATTCGTTTCACTGTTTTTGAAAACCACGAACTCTGGCAGCGTGCCCGCTTATATGTAAAACCCGGCATTCTATCTTGGACACTGGGTTTAGGTTTTGGTATTACTTTTCTATTACTGGCGGTTGCTTTTGCCGCGCCCAACAGCACCGAATTTAAACCGCTACAGAACATCTTTGAACAAGTATCAGCGCCCTTTCAAAACATCCAGAACGGGGTGAATAGCTTCTTTTCTGTACCTAACGGTGGGGAAAGGCGCATTGGGCGACTCAATACCGGGTTTAATACCTTTAATAAGTCCTTTACTATCGGCGGTCCGATTTACCTCAGTAATGAACCCGTCTTGAACGTTAAAGGCACTGACCCTTCATATTTGCAAGCGGCAGTAATGGATCAATATGATGGAAAAGGCTGGGTTGCTACATATCAGGATGTACCAGATAGTAATGAGCTGATTTTCCCGCAACTTTCGCTAGGGGTTGACCAACGCCTACCCACCAGTCCTTATACCGGACGTTTTGAGAATACATTGGATATTGTGCCGCTTCAATCTGGTATCGGAACGCTCTTTACCGGAGGCGAGGCAGTAAGCACCAATCGCAATACTTTGCTGGCTTTCCATTGGGAGAAAACGGTTATACGCGCTAACCTTGCTCAAATACAGTCAAAGGAAGTGGGCAAGGATGTGAACGGGCGCGCCCGGATTTTGTTGGTAGATACTACTACCAATAAACCGATACCGCCGGATTTATTGCCGTTGATACGCTTGCTGCGGGATGCAAATACTGTGCCCGGTTTTATAGAGGTGCGCTCTAATGGCGATAGTGCGGTGATCAGAGTCGGTATCGGTGGGGTTTTTAATAGCGGTACTGCAAAAAGTCTAACGGATGGCACAATCCAATTACAAACCGGGAATTGGATTATCCGGTTGGATGGTACTGAAAGCCCCAACTTTACACATGTTTGGGCGAAACGCTCTGATAATACAATCGGTGATATTGAATATCCCCTTACAGCGCGTGGAAATGGGGTCTTTTCTTTCGGACAATCGACTTCAGGCGCTACCCGACAAGATTTTGAAACTACTTCGATTGGTAAGAATATAAAGACAGAATTAGACCAGCTTGTAAATGCGCCTTTTCCCTCTAAAGCGGATTATTCGATTGCTAACGGCGTGCCGAACTTTTTAGCTTATGAAGGCTACCAGCCGAATTATGATGATTTGCTGGCAGTAACGGCTGCGGTAGTGCCGAGCAGTGGTGATAGTTATCGCACTGTCGCCCTGCGCTACAGGGCTGACGAGCAATCTCTGCGCAGTGTTTCTACCACTACCGCAGCAACACGCGGTAGAGCAGCTATTAGCCCGCAATATCCTGACTGGGTTAAAGAGCGCTACCTGCAACTGCCTGATACTGTGCCGCAGCGCGTGAAAGACCTAGCTAAGCAGATTACCGCCGGAAAAACCAATGATTACGATAAGGCGAAAGCGATTGAAGCTTACCTACGTACTTTTAAATATAATCTCCAAGCAGGCTTCACTCCAGATGGACGCGATGTGGTAGATTACTTGCTGTTTGATAGCAAGGAAGGCTATTGTGTGCATTTCTCCACAGCTTTCACCGTTATGATGCGTTCGATAGGCGTACCTTCGCGGGTGGTTACAGGCTTTGTCGGCGGTGAGCCGGACAAACAGAATGGTGGTTATTTAGTGCGGGCTTCGGCAGCCCATGCATGGCCTCAGGTATTCTTTTCTGGGATTGGTTGGGTTAACTTTGAGCCGACTCCAGCTTATAGCCCGATTGTTCGCCCTGCCGATCCTGCTTCGGTAGCGCCACTGCCAACTCCCACGCCCGAAGCAACAGTTGTCACGACTCCTACAGCAGCACCGCTCACACCTGCGCCAACTACTACCGCGCCTAACCCGACCAATTCGGCTGTTGCTGGCTCAGCCGGAACAGGAACTCAAGGTGCACAGGTTAGTATCGAGATTCCATTCTGGGTGTATTTGATTTTAGCTTTGCTGGTTGCTACCGCTGCAATATATTTTGGATTCAAGGCGTGGTACAGACGACAATTTGTACTCAATGATACTTCCCCGCGTGCCGTATATGCTCGTTTGTTGCTTACAGCCCGGAAAGCTGGTTTGCCCAACCGCCAAACCATGACCCCTTATGAGTATTCACGCTTCCTATCAAGCTATTTGCCGGATGCCTCAAATTCGCTAGAGCAACTTACTAGCCGATACGTGCGCGCGCGCTATAGCCAGCAAGGCGAAGCGCATTTAGCAACAATGGAGCATACATCGGAAACAGAAGTTAGTGGCGCATGGCAAGCCTATATGCATACTCTTTTAACGTTTCGCAAACAACGGTTGCTAGAACGCCTGACTCCACGCTTTTTGCAAAAACATAAATAG
- a CDS encoding zinc ribbon domain-containing protein, whose translation MSRVTPLFELQQVDSNIDRHNINIANIETTLLDKTTLEAARQAVSDVETLLRNTRTKLKDLEFETQTVEKHASDLEKKLYEGLIKGVKEMKAAQSEIDTFRKRRAELEDSSVEAMLEVEEVEKSLEVVRQKLATVENEREKSLIPLTQELTKLKKELGELQLAREKQVRKITPSDLPLYEKLRSQKQGVAVAELLMGKICGKCRVDIPLSKQRDLKSPIVIITCPSCGRILYLP comes from the coding sequence ATGAGTAGGGTTACACCACTTTTTGAACTTCAACAGGTAGATTCAAATATAGACCGCCATAACATTAATATTGCGAATATTGAAACAACCCTGTTAGATAAAACAACGCTTGAGGCTGCACGGCAAGCGGTTTCTGACGTAGAAACATTACTCCGTAATACTCGTACAAAGTTGAAAGACTTGGAATTTGAAACACAAACTGTGGAAAAACATGCTTCTGATCTGGAAAAAAAGTTGTACGAAGGTCTGATCAAAGGCGTTAAGGAAATGAAAGCGGCGCAGAGTGAAATAGATACCTTCCGCAAGCGCCGAGCCGAGCTTGAGGATAGCAGCGTTGAAGCGATGCTGGAAGTGGAGGAAGTTGAAAAATCGCTGGAAGTTGTGCGACAAAAGCTTGCGACAGTAGAAAATGAACGTGAAAAGTCGCTAATTCCTTTAACACAAGAATTGACTAAGCTTAAAAAAGAATTGGGCGAGTTGCAACTCGCACGCGAAAAACAGGTTAGAAAAATAACACCTTCTGATCTACCACTATATGAAAAGTTACGCTCTCAGAAACAGGGTGTAGCGGTTGCCGAACTACTGATGGGTAAAATTTGTGGCAAGTGCCGCGTTGATATACCCCTTTCCAAGCAGCGAGATTTGAAAAGCCCAATTGTTATTATAACCTGCCCAAGCTGCGGGCGGATTCTATATTTGCCCTAG
- a CDS encoding MurT ligase domain-containing protein codes for MRQNLAIAGGKTILEVLRLARRGGTALPGLVAHRLDPHILTGMTARLSGGSALVTGTNGKTTTTRLFSSILASAGLKTVNNRSGSNLIRGLTSTLLSQATFTGKLEADIGLFEVDEAVFPQAATEIMPRLVLMNNLFRDQLDRYGEIETIRRRWVEAIKKLHSGTFLVLNADDPSVAYLGRFAPAGVRVLYYGLDAPEQSREHLQHAVDATKCIVCATPLQYSAIYISHMGHYHCPNCNFARPAPNFIAREVRLEGTDGSAFVLEFEGQRLDLRVGVPGLYNVYNAIGAATACIALGIAPENIRRGLESFKAAFGRIERISLTQGRTLLLALVKNPVGFNEVLRMLLQSPGKLRLMALLNDLIADGRDVSWIWDVDFEILQDRVEWLYTGGIRAYDMALRLKYAGVTPELICAEENISRALDEAIDRLKPNETLYITPTYTAMLQLREILQKKGLVVPFWEE; via the coding sequence TTGCGGCAAAACCTGGCAATTGCAGGCGGCAAAACCATCCTAGAAGTTTTGCGGCTTGCGCGGCGTGGTGGTACTGCGCTCCCCGGTCTTGTAGCGCATCGCCTTGACCCCCATATACTGACCGGAATGACCGCGCGACTCTCTGGAGGTTCTGCGCTGGTAACCGGTACAAATGGAAAGACCACTACTACTCGCCTTTTTTCTTCGATTCTAGCCAGCGCTGGCTTAAAAACGGTCAATAATCGCAGTGGTTCAAACCTGATTCGCGGTTTGACCAGCACGCTTCTTTCCCAAGCAACTTTTACCGGAAAACTCGAAGCCGACATTGGTCTCTTTGAAGTAGATGAGGCTGTTTTCCCACAGGCGGCTACCGAAATTATGCCGCGCCTAGTGTTGATGAACAATCTTTTCCGTGACCAATTGGATCGCTATGGGGAAATCGAGACTATTCGGCGACGTTGGGTGGAAGCGATAAAGAAATTACACTCCGGAACTTTTTTAGTTCTCAATGCGGATGACCCTTCAGTGGCTTATCTTGGAAGGTTTGCGCCTGCTGGTGTGCGAGTGCTTTACTACGGGCTGGATGCACCCGAACAAAGCCGAGAACACTTACAGCATGCCGTTGATGCCACCAAATGTATTGTGTGTGCTACTCCTTTGCAATATTCGGCAATATATATTTCACATATGGGGCATTATCACTGTCCAAACTGCAATTTTGCCCGACCTGCGCCGAATTTTATCGCGCGAGAGGTACGTTTGGAAGGTACGGATGGCTCAGCTTTCGTGCTGGAATTTGAGGGGCAGCGTCTCGATTTGCGAGTAGGCGTTCCGGGCTTGTACAATGTTTATAATGCTATTGGGGCAGCAACCGCTTGTATTGCTCTTGGCATTGCGCCTGAAAATATTCGCCGAGGTTTGGAAAGTTTCAAAGCGGCTTTCGGGAGAATAGAACGCATTTCATTGACGCAAGGGCGCACTTTATTGCTGGCGTTGGTCAAGAATCCGGTAGGCTTTAACGAAGTTTTGCGCATGTTGCTTCAATCTCCGGGCAAATTGCGGCTGATGGCACTGTTAAACGACCTGATAGCCGATGGTCGCGATGTAAGTTGGATTTGGGATGTAGATTTCGAAATATTGCAAGACCGGGTGGAATGGCTATATACCGGTGGTATCCGTGCCTATGATATGGCGTTGCGCCTGAAATACGCCGGAGTTACTCCTGAGCTGATTTGCGCAGAAGAGAATATTAGCAGGGCGTTGGATGAGGCAATTGACCGTCTCAAGCCCAATGAAACACTTTACATAACTCCTACCTATACCGCGATGCTACAACTTCGCGAGATTTTGCAAAAGAAAGGGCTGGTTGTGCCTTTCTGGGAGGAGTAA
- a CDS encoding type 1 glutamine amidotransferase, translated as MKLEIAFLYHDLMNIYGDRGNIITLVQRCQMRGIEAAVSSLTIGDSIDPEKYDLYFFGGGQDREQYAVADDLQGKKGEMLLKAIEYGAVSLNICGGYQLMGHYYQPDDGPKLPGIGALDVHTVAGNRRFIGNVVVDTEWGELVGFENHSGLSYIGAKARPLGKSVVGYGNNGQDGFEGAVQGKVYGCYLHGSLLPKNPRFADLLITQALERRYGKVELPPLDDGIELQAHAAAIKRAKETH; from the coding sequence ATGAAACTCGAAATCGCCTTTTTGTATCATGATCTGATGAATATTTACGGCGATCGGGGAAATATCATTACGCTGGTACAGCGTTGCCAGATGCGCGGCATTGAAGCGGCGGTTTCTTCTCTAACCATCGGTGATTCGATTGACCCTGAGAAATATGATTTGTACTTTTTCGGCGGCGGTCAAGACCGCGAGCAATATGCGGTAGCGGATGATTTGCAGGGCAAAAAAGGCGAAATGCTGCTAAAAGCCATCGAGTATGGCGCGGTTTCGCTCAATATCTGCGGTGGTTACCAATTGATGGGGCATTATTACCAGCCCGATGATGGTCCGAAACTGCCCGGTATCGGTGCGCTGGATGTGCATACTGTGGCGGGAAATCGTCGGTTTATCGGCAATGTGGTAGTGGATACAGAATGGGGCGAACTGGTAGGTTTTGAGAATCACAGCGGTTTGTCCTATATCGGCGCAAAGGCACGCCCACTTGGTAAGAGCGTGGTGGGCTATGGCAATAACGGTCAGGATGGCTTTGAAGGAGCGGTGCAGGGTAAAGTGTATGGCTGTTACCTGCATGGCTCGTTGCTGCCTAAGAATCCCCGCTTTGCCGATTTGCTGATTACACAAGCGTTGGAACGACGCTATGGCAAGGTAGAGCTTCCCCCGCTGGACGATGGAATAGAGTTGCAGGCACATGCCGCTGCTATAAAACGTGCAAAAGAGACTCATTAA
- a CDS encoding class I adenylate-forming enzyme family protein, with the protein MADSILEAFLNNCEKSPDKLCLSFESQSLSYAALAKRAHRFGAALQEWGLEKGERVALFLENCPDFLAAYLGIFMAGGVVVLVNTAYKQVELRHILNDSGARLCFTDRERLPELERLHSDLSSLEKIVMLGATLDKFLLCESNFAPHLPQPEELAIIAYTSGTTGRSKGAMLLHRNLICNVESLRQAWGWTENDHLLLTLPLFHAHGLMVGAHGTLTSGASAELKRHFNATEVYDSLLTGQFSMFFGVPTMYTRLLSEASQRSEKPAPLRLYVAGSAPLSAQTFEEFKEVFGQPILERYGMTETIMNMTNPYEGERRPGTVGLPFPGQEARVVDVKTRQPLPPGMDGEIEVRGSHVFKGYWNRPQATAESFSVDGWFRTGDLGQMSADGYYTINGRAKELIITGGYNVYPREVEELLQSCPGVAEVAVYGLPDAEMGEKVAAAIVRANLSLSEETVITFCKDNLAGYKKPRQVTFVEALPRNAMGKIQKHLLR; encoded by the coding sequence ATGGCAGATTCAATTCTTGAAGCGTTTCTGAATAATTGCGAAAAGTCTCCCGACAAATTATGCCTCAGCTTTGAAAGCCAATCCCTCAGCTATGCCGCTCTGGCAAAACGCGCGCACCGCTTTGGCGCAGCCTTGCAAGAATGGGGCTTGGAAAAAGGAGAGCGGGTGGCGCTATTCCTCGAAAATTGCCCGGATTTTCTGGCAGCATATCTGGGAATTTTCATGGCGGGGGGCGTGGTGGTGCTGGTTAACACTGCTTACAAGCAAGTGGAGTTGCGCCATATTTTGAACGATAGTGGAGCGCGTTTGTGCTTCACCGACCGAGAGCGGTTGCCCGAACTCGAAAGATTACATTCCGATTTGTCGAGCTTGGAAAAGATAGTAATGCTCGGTGCCACTCTTGACAAATTTCTTCTATGCGAAAGTAATTTCGCTCCCCATTTACCACAACCTGAAGAACTGGCGATTATTGCTTATACTTCCGGTACAACCGGGCGTAGCAAAGGGGCAATGCTACTGCACCGCAACCTGATTTGCAATGTTGAGTCTTTACGACAGGCATGGGGCTGGACTGAAAATGACCACCTGCTTTTAACCTTGCCTCTCTTCCATGCGCATGGCTTGATGGTAGGCGCACACGGCACGCTCACTTCGGGAGCGAGCGCAGAGCTAAAACGCCATTTCAACGCTACTGAAGTTTATGATAGCTTGCTGACCGGGCAATTCTCAATGTTTTTTGGTGTGCCCACAATGTACACCCGTTTGCTTTCAGAAGCATCACAACGCTCTGAAAAGCCCGCGCCCTTGCGCTTGTATGTAGCGGGAAGCGCCCCATTGAGCGCCCAAACCTTTGAGGAATTTAAAGAGGTTTTCGGGCAGCCAATTCTCGAACGCTACGGCATGACTGAAACTATTATGAATATGACCAATCCTTATGAGGGAGAGCGTCGCCCCGGTACGGTGGGTTTGCCCTTTCCCGGTCAAGAGGCACGGGTGGTAGATGTGAAAACTCGCCAGCCTTTACCACCCGGCATGGATGGCGAAATCGAGGTGCGCGGTTCGCATGTATTCAAGGGCTATTGGAATCGCCCTCAAGCTACTGCCGAAAGTTTTAGCGTGGATGGTTGGTTTCGCACCGGAGATTTGGGGCAAATGAGCGCGGATGGCTATTACACCATCAACGGACGCGCTAAAGAATTAATTATCACCGGGGGGTACAATGTGTATCCGCGTGAGGTGGAAGAGCTTTTGCAAAGTTGCCCCGGTGTTGCGGAAGTAGCTGTATATGGCTTACCGGATGCGGAAATGGGTGAGAAGGTAGCGGCAGCAATCGTACGAGCCAATCTTTCGCTGAGCGAAGAAACAGTGATTACCTTTTGCAAGGATAATCTTGCCGGATATAAAAAGCCACGTCAGGTTACATTTGTGGAAGCCTTGCCGCGCAACGCTATGGGCAAAATTCAAAAACACTTATTGCGCTGA
- a CDS encoding DUF58 domain-containing protein — MKVFRFILAIVLILFAAQAINFRLLSILAYTLLGVLIFSLVWAKLSLRWLEITRSSPSERAQVGDSFEELITLRNTGILPKLWLEIHDSSELPNHYPNCVQNLHPLGIVRWKARTLCVLRGRYRLGPITVTAGDPFGLFRFKREFKNTHHMTVYPATFDINKFEALMGSLPGGNPIRQTSYHVTPDISGLREYRPGDSLNRIHWRSSARQNKLIVKEFEFDPTVNVQIFLDMDASVHWVVDRANSGAVHGAKLAAVSSRSIDSTEEYAVTAAATLVRYYLDNNRSVGLLAWGQEHTILPPDRGIRQFWKIMEALAIIRAQGSTEFGQFLAAEVTRTRSSDTLILITPSLNESWLNLLPLLLRRGSKVAVVLLEPRTFGAQVESSMLAVGSLAAMNVPLYLLKRGDDIAMALNSETAGLRR, encoded by the coding sequence GTGAAAGTTTTCCGATTTATTCTGGCAATTGTCCTGATTCTTTTTGCGGCACAGGCTATTAATTTCCGTTTACTCTCAATATTAGCTTATACCCTGCTTGGGGTGCTGATTTTCAGCTTAGTATGGGCAAAATTGAGCCTACGTTGGTTGGAAATTACCCGAAGTAGTCCTAGTGAACGTGCGCAAGTTGGAGATAGCTTTGAGGAATTGATCACACTGCGCAACACAGGGATTCTGCCCAAACTCTGGCTGGAAATACACGATAGTTCGGAATTACCAAATCACTATCCCAATTGTGTGCAAAATTTACACCCGTTAGGAATAGTGCGCTGGAAAGCTCGTACCCTTTGTGTTTTGCGTGGACGTTATCGGCTCGGCCCCATCACGGTTACGGCAGGCGACCCTTTTGGACTATTTCGCTTCAAGCGGGAGTTTAAGAATACGCACCACATGACGGTGTATCCAGCCACGTTTGACATCAACAAATTTGAAGCGCTGATGGGTTCGTTGCCGGGTGGCAACCCAATCAGACAGACCAGTTACCACGTTACCCCTGATATTAGCGGTTTGCGCGAATATCGCCCCGGCGACAGCCTCAATCGAATCCATTGGCGTTCAAGCGCGCGCCAGAATAAATTAATTGTAAAAGAATTTGAATTTGACCCAACCGTAAACGTGCAGATATTTCTGGATATGGATGCTTCAGTTCACTGGGTAGTTGATCGTGCCAATAGCGGAGCAGTGCATGGGGCGAAACTGGCAGCGGTCAGCAGTCGTTCTATTGACAGCACCGAAGAATATGCGGTTACAGCAGCAGCAACATTGGTGCGTTACTATCTGGATAATAACCGAAGCGTTGGTTTGCTGGCTTGGGGGCAGGAACATACTATTTTACCGCCAGATCGAGGCATACGACAGTTCTGGAAGATTATGGAAGCGCTAGCGATCATCCGGGCGCAAGGTAGCACCGAGTTTGGGCAATTTCTGGCAGCAGAAGTTACGCGCACCCGCAGCAGTGATACGCTCATCCTGATTACTCCTTCGCTCAATGAAAGTTGGTTAAATCTACTACCTTTGCTCTTGCGGAGAGGCTCAAAAGTAGCGGTGGTGCTATTAGAACCACGCACATTCGGCGCACAGGTGGAAAGCTCTATGCTGGCGGTTGGTTCGCTGGCGGCTATGAATGTGCCCCTCTATTTGCTCAAACGTGGGGATGATATTGCAATGGCGCTGAATTCAGAGACGGCAGGATTAAGGCGGTAA
- a CDS encoding AAA family ATPase yields MSVALQVAQRVIANVEKVIIGKHREVELTLLALLCRGHILIEDVPGVGKTALAKAISRSLGCTFKRIQFTPDLLPSDITGISIYNQKMGEFEFKPGPILSQIVLADEINRATPKTQSALLESMEERQVTVDGITYPLAEPFIVLATQNPIEYEGTFPLPEAQLDRFMIRISLGYPAARDEIEILSRQQMTHPLDSLGQVVSSQEIVAAQAAVREVYVDELVKQYIVGIVEATRKHEDVYLGASPRGSLALYRGSQARALLDERNYVIPDDVKAVASITLAHRLIMSPSARMKNVTGDSVIDEILRRVLVPGTRVGK; encoded by the coding sequence ATGTCTGTAGCTTTACAGGTAGCCCAACGAGTTATTGCCAACGTTGAGAAAGTCATTATTGGCAAACATCGGGAAGTAGAATTGACCCTTCTGGCGTTATTATGTCGGGGTCATATACTTATTGAAGATGTGCCCGGTGTTGGTAAGACTGCTCTGGCAAAAGCTATTTCGCGTTCACTGGGTTGCACCTTCAAACGTATTCAGTTTACCCCTGACTTGCTGCCTAGCGATATAACGGGTATTTCGATTTACAACCAGAAAATGGGCGAGTTTGAATTTAAGCCCGGTCCAATTCTTTCCCAAATAGTGCTGGCAGATGAAATCAACCGCGCTACTCCCAAAACGCAATCCGCGTTGCTGGAATCAATGGAAGAGCGGCAAGTGACGGTTGATGGTATAACTTACCCATTGGCTGAACCCTTTATTGTGTTGGCAACCCAGAACCCCATTGAATACGAAGGCACTTTTCCATTACCCGAAGCCCAGTTAGATCGATTCATGATTCGAATCTCTTTGGGTTATCCTGCGGCACGAGATGAGATTGAAATTCTCAGTCGGCAGCAAATGACCCATCCGCTCGATAGTCTTGGGCAAGTGGTGAGTTCGCAGGAGATTGTGGCGGCTCAGGCAGCAGTGCGTGAAGTGTACGTGGATGAACTGGTTAAGCAGTATATTGTGGGAATTGTAGAGGCTACCCGCAAGCACGAAGATGTTTACCTAGGTGCAAGCCCTCGCGGTAGCTTGGCGCTTTATCGAGGCTCTCAGGCGCGCGCGCTTTTGGATGAGCGCAACTATGTAATACCGGATGATGTGAAAGCGGTGGCAAGTATTACGCTGGCGCATCGTCTGATTATGAGTCCTAGCGCCCGAATGAAGAATGTGACCGGAGATTCTGTAATCGATGAGATTTTACGGCGTGTGCTGGTACCGGGCACCAGAGTTGGAAAATAG